GATGAGAGGCCACGCCTGGACGCACAAAGGTGTGTGCCAGGAATATTGCACGGCTCAGGGGGGGGGAGTGTTTTGGGTGGGCTGCccagggggtggtgtgtgtgtgtgtgtgtgtgtgtgtgtgtgtgtgtgtgtgtgtgtggggggggggggggggggtgagggagtGCCCGCCTCGCCAGTGTCCTGCTGGCGCAAACATGCCAGTCGCTGACCTCATCCCAGAACAGAGTGTGCTTTCAGGGGCCTGGGTGCAGAACGAGCGTGGCAACAGAACAGCGTGGCCACGGCGACAGAGAAAAAACACCGCAGGGAActcgttaaaaaaaaaaacaaaacaaaaaaaaaaagggcaaaaactgtaattgtGCTTGTGGGGGGAAGAGATTTGAGGTCAGGGGCCTGTAAACGCTAATCTGAGGGCAGAGCCAAAGTGGCAGTGGTGGGACGCAAGTAAGTACATGTAATTAAACCACACATTTGGACTTTGTTTGTCTGGACGGATgtgactctctcactctctctctctcttgctctctgtctctctctctctcttgctctctctctctctctctgtgtgtgcatgtgtgtgtgtgtgtgtgtgtgtgtgtgtgtgcgtgtgcgtgtgttgtgcgtgcgtgcgtgtgtgtgtgtgtgttgcagcagtAGGGCTACTCACAGGGAAGAGCACGATGGGCACGGTGAGGGTGACAGCGGTCAGCACAGCCAGACGCACCAGCAGGAGCATGGTGTCAAACTTGTACACCTTTGTGAAGGTGTGCAGCAACTCGTCCTCCACGTGATCTGAACGTGTGGGAAAGCAGgggaacagacagagagaacgaaagacagagagacagagagagagagagagagagagagagagagagagagagagagagagagagagagagagagaagttgttAAGAGGATCCTCTGCAACTTGACAAACGGCATCAGGGTTCACCAGTGGGAGCTTGTCTCAGTCTCTAGGAATGTGGGTGGGTCGGGTCTCCACGGACAATGAATCACAAAGCGAGTTGTAGTTAAGTAAATGACATTGTTATTTACAACCAATCCTGTGACTACACTCctcctttgtgtatgtgtgtgtgtgtgtgtgtatgtgtgtatctgtatctctgtgcgcacgcgtgcgtgcgtgtgtgtgtgcgtgtgtgtatgcatgcatgtctaTGTGCTCGCATgaaagtgtgtgcctgtgtgactgCATGCATAGTTGATGAGTGtagaagagaggaggtgagtgCTCACTGTAAAAGATGAGGTACCCAAACAGCGCTGAGAGCATGTACATCACCAGCATGGCCAGAATGGACAAATTGGACACATTCTGCATTTTCTTCCTGGAACGACTGTGACACAGAAGGGAGAAGGTATGAGTGGAAAGAATGAGGATAATATAGTCTGATATTATGAATTTCTTTTGCTAATTGCTACTGATATAATTGCATCTTCTGACAGAATCCATGTCACAAGTTGAGCATGTTGCAAAGTCATGTGGTTCATTGATTGCTTGTTATACTgggtgtaaagcacattgaataacCTCTGTGTATAAAATGCGCTacataaataaagttgactggactggactggactggactggactggacttggGTGTAATCAAAACTGTGTTGCCTGTATAACTCACTCTTTCAGCTCACTGTAGATGGGAAGCACCTCAGGGTGGCACACGAATGCGAACGCCAGGATGGGAAGCGTGTACGCGGTCTGAGGTGGGGAACCATGGGAACAATGAGAGGGAAAggttacttaaaaaaaaaaactccctaCACACACGTTTATACAGTCTCTAATCATGACTCAATTCATTTTCTTCATTCATTTCCTTCCATGCATGCCACAAGcaatgtataaacacacacacagacacacatacacacacacacccttaaacCCACAGGGACACACCTGCACATATCTGGGGAAAAAATGTgccacatgctctctctctttttctctctctctctctctgtctcacacacacaaacacacctgtgaGTTGAACACAAAGTACTTGGGCGTGCACATCTCCTCGTCGGTCTCGTGGTGGGGCTCGTAGTGGACGTCGGTGGCGCCGCTGGCGGGGGAGTGGTGGGGGTCCACGTGGGCGCTGGTCACGTCGGCGCGCGAGAAGTCCATGACGGCCGTGGCGTTGTGCAGCGCGTAGGGCCCCCCCAGGAAATCGGAGCCGTTCATGGTCAGGTTGGAGTGCGCCATCATGAAGGGCAGTGGACACACCATCTGGCTCTTCTTATACATCATCTGCAGGAGGATAGAGGGAAACACAGGGTTGGAGCTGCTCTTGGAAATGAACTGATAAACTTTAGAACAAACTGTATTTTAGAGTAAGCTACACTTATATCAAGTGTTGTTATTTATTAATTCATTATTAAGAATTAACTCATGAATTTGTTCACtatttgtgtgtttggctgAATATCAGAAATGTGTTTTGAGAGAATTTAATTTTGTGGTTAAACAAAAGATTTGCGTCATCCCTCTCTAATatatgatagcttcagcgaaagttctactaggaagactcgtagtgtagcctttactcctcccatgcttacacagagccaatcttagctgcctactttcgggaaagccccGCAATccgatcattcactcattcaatcagcgctagcctataggaattcagtgggctctttaaatatgtaccacctaacactgcttctgcttctcagtacgttgactttgacatcccctccacctcccctccagccacctctgccagcagtccacgtcAATCGGGCATGGTCTGCCTACCACAGCATCATCTTTCAGCCACCACCACCAGTTGGTCCCCGTCTCGTCgtggggggtaggctccccgcccctgccttcatccatcggcaggagacgagatccgctcatcgctggacggatccgagacggggcctacgccaaagaccgttacctattcaggactcgatcatgcttgtatccaagccgttcctttactaattaaattgtcaactgattctattctgtctactgagtctttctggtagaactaTTGTtagtgctgccccccccccccctccttcaaATAACTAGTGGTCTGTAACTGTGGCAGAAGGTTGCATATGAACTACGTCAACGGGAGAATCGTAGACGCTGCCCTTTGACCTGTTAACACGTGCTTATTATGCAGCCTCATCTCAAGGGCTGTCCCACTGAGACTCTTGTGTTTCCCCCACTCTGTTTTGCATTGCCTATTATCTACAGCCATCTAGGCTGCTCTGCGTGCCTTCAGCTGTGCTAATGGCCATGCTGACACCTTCTGCCATGGTCTTTGGGAAACAGAATGGGCTTGTGCAAATCAGTGAGATCCATATGGGTCACTGTGTTTCAGCCATAGCTGGTTTTCTTCCTCTCTAACCTCTCCAAGGAGGACTTCATTTACATTTGATCATGTTTGTCATCTGCAGTGTTTACCCTTCTGACATTCTGATTAAATGGTGGAATGAACAGAACTGATAAGCACACCCTCTGCCCTATTTTCTCAATAGGTATGAAGATCTTTTCAATATTGAGGCCCTCTCAGTATTGGGTGTTATATGTTTTGCCAATGTTTTTCTTCAACAAGGCCAAAAACTGATTAGCATTCTCTGCCAGCACAGATACCTAGCCATCTGTCCACAGTCTTCAAGAAGACCTGGGCGATGGTTATACTACGTGTGTATTAAGCACAAATGTACAGTTTACTTAATCTACGACTAGATCATGTAATGACTAAATTAACTGGGCtctatgtggctgtgtgtggatCTCGTAATGTGTGTGGATCTTGTAATGAATCTGCCGTTTGGTTACTGATGACAGATTCCCTTGACTGAGAAATTCCTAACACAGATGATAAGAGCGAGCAGCACCTTCTTATCTTATGCGCTGAGCAAGCTGCTGGTCAGGGACACTGCCATAGAGCTCTCAAACTCTAGTGGATGGACCGGTGAAGGACGCAATGTGTTTGTTGACATTAGTGAAGACAAATGAAACCTTACCACGCCCAGGAAAAACACCATGCAGGAGAGGGAGAATCCACTGGTGTAGCCCAAGTAGCCTGGAAATCAGGAGTTCAACTGACATTTAGCTTAATCCTGCTGACATTTCCTCCATTGTAATTACAGGATATTTACTCACATATTCAAACAGACCACTAAGCTCATGGACTGAGCTGGCAAAGTGGCAAACAGTGTCATTAATGTATTTCTTTTCCGAACAGGGCTTACCGAGGTTTTTGAGCAGCGAGAGGGGTAAGATGACACCAATGGACACGAACACCACCAGGTAATTGCCATTGAGGTACCACTCACTAAACAGGAAAAGGAAGAcagatggagaaaagggtgcAAATCATTCTTAGTCTCATTCTTAGTCTCATTCTTAGGCCTCAATGACACTTTCTTACAGACAAGAAAGCAAACAGGCTTCAGATCACAGTCAGTTTAGTTCAGGTCAAAATCTAAAGGAACACCCAAGAgcaacatggggggaaaaatgTGGGGGCATTGTTTTGGaaactactattactactactattttAAAAGTACTCTGACAGCACAAATGTGaataaaacacttaaaacacatTCAGTGGTTTCATTAGCTCAGGTGTGTATGAGTTGTGGGAGTACAAGGTATGCTCGTATTTCAGGCCTTGCTGGAGAGAGTATTTACCTTGTCAAGAATGTGTTTGAGAATTTGCATTATGACTGTACAACTGTGACTGAGAGATTAAGTCCATAAACATTCACGTGGCCTTTCGACTTCACACAGTCAGACTTAAACTTAGTGACTGACATGATATGGTAAACCATTCAGCTGAGTATTCGTCAGATTATCACCCAGACTTTTATGACGCCTACCGGCATCAAACCCAAATATGTGAAATGCCAAAGAGCAATACTGTGCCTTCACAACTAATATCTGGATTTTGTTTTGGTTGGTTTTACAGATTAGTGGTCTTGTCTGGTCGGTGGTGTCTGTTGACTCAGAATAAGCTGTACTTACAATACATGTTCACATTCCTCAACATTAGGCACCATTCCAAAAACTACTAACAAAAGTTCGGATGCATAATTGATAAACCTATACAAGCGGGGGATCGAGCCAAAAAACCATATTAGGTGGCTACGTTTCCCATCCCGGTAGATATGTAACGTGAGCTGACATGTTTGGGTTCCAGGCAGGAACCTGCTGCCAGAGAGGATCAAATGGCTTTAGCCCAAACGCAACTGAAAACGGTGGGAATGTGCGGCGGCATACCCAGAGATCTCCTCCAGCCCCATGAACGCACGGATCACCTCAGGCAGCTCGTACTTCACAATGAAGAGGTAGCTGGACATGGCTGCAGACAGGACAGAATGGAATGTAAACAACACAAACGAATTTCAGATGGTTTTAtcttgcacacattcacacacacagacacacacacacacacacacacacacacaggctcggAGGATTAGAAGATTTAAACCTACCTCCAATATTCTGTAGTGTTATAGACCCAAAGGCGGCAAACTTCCCTGTCGCGCCAAACGCCCGCTCTCCCAGCTTTTCATAGATCAGGGAGCCTGTGaagcacacaaataaacaacttAATGAACCAGAAAATCTTCAGATCGTAATGGACATCAGGAAAAGGGTCACAAAAGTCCAACTTACCTCCTTCTTTAGCAGTGACCAGCAGTAGATGCACCGAGTACAAAGAGAGGGCTGCCACACCTAGGAGCAGGATTCTGCCAAACCAACAAACGCATGATCAATCACAGTCACTGTAAGGTCACTCGGTGTTCAGCTCAACACATTCAAACCAAATCAACGACGTTAAATGCCATTTCAAACATTAACCTTCCACTgaactgcaaaaataaatattggCACCTCTGCACATGTTTGGCGTTACATAAAACCGGCCATAGGTCTAATTTTGACTGAGCTTGTGGACCAGGGCGTTGGAATTCAGACTCTACTGCATATAGGCTGCAGGACGCAATATTTTTACCGCCATCATCTTAAATAGGTCTGTTAAGTAACTCGGCAGATGGGACACTGTAACACAGTATGCACCATTATATAGATGTATATGTAGTCTATTTATACATGCATATCCTGTAAGTGGTACTGGACAGCCATAAATCAACCACAAGTCGTATATCTTTATCGACTGTAAGGCCGCCATTTTGTGAGGGCTTGTTTAAGCAAGTCCATTCCCACAAAGCAGGATAGCTTTGTGGGAGGACAGCTTTCCCACAAAATAGGATGCTCAGAGACTTCCCCGAGAGGGACCGCAGGAAACCGTATAAAATCTTTAGAATCGCACTTCCTCCTGTCAGAGCCACTTTCGGGACACACAACACCGGGCGGCAGGTCTGCCTTGAATAGCCCAGACTCGGCCAGCTGACACCAGGAGGAAGTGtaaagtgaggagagagagcacaccGCTGATCTTCCTCCAAGGGTTCAGATGCTGgtggggtctgtgtgtctgtgtgggaagGGAGGGGCGCTAAATGAGGGGGGGAAGTTTTGGAGGAGGAGAGCGCAGTGGTCCAACCGGTTTGCAGGTGAGCTAACAGGGCTATTTTGTTTTTGGCATATGAATGACTGTGTCTCTTGTGAATGTGCGAGGTTGTGGAAAGAATGCGGGAGGTCACGGAGAGGGAGGTCCCTTCTGGACTGAACAGAGCTGGAGACCAGCTGGACGCCCCATCAGCTGCTCACCTCAATccgacgggtgtgtgtgtgtgtgtgtgtgtgtgtgtgagtgtatgtgtgtgtgtgtgtgtgtgcgtgtgtgtgtgagtgtatgtgtgtgtgtgtgtgtgtgtgtgtgcgtgtgtgtgtgcgtgtgtgtgtgcgtgtgtgagtgtatgtgtgtgtgtgtgtgtgtgcgtgtgtgagtgtatgtgtgtgtgtgtgtgtgtgtgtgtgtgtgtgtgtgtgcgtgcgtgtgtgcgtgtgtgtgtgtgtgcgtgtgcatgtgcgagaGAGCGGAGGGGACTACAGCATGCAcgcacagagggaaagagagagagttacgtGTGACTGATGGTCAGAGACACATACCCCCCATGGTCTGCGTGTAGGGGGGCTGAGGAAGCAGCTAAATAGGGGGTAG
This portion of the Alosa sapidissima isolate fAloSap1 chromosome 22, fAloSap1.pri, whole genome shotgun sequence genome encodes:
- the slc38a4 gene encoding sodium-coupled neutral amino acid transporter 4 translates to MDRMELKKVSTEDDDSTNSLDDRFTEPIDSEKATINSQFLDDNDGESQKFLGNGIMKKKKYEEYHEEYHPGHASFGMSVFNLSNAIMGSGILGLSYAMANTGIMLFSILLLGVAALSLYSVHLLLVTAKEGGSLIYEKLGERAFGATGKFAAFGSITLQNIGAMSSYLFIVKYELPEVIRAFMGLEEISGEWYLNGNYLVVFVSIGVILPLSLLKNLGYLGYTSGFSLSCMVFFLGVMMYKKSQMVCPLPFMMAHSNLTMNGSDFLGGPYALHNATAVMDFSRADVTSAHVDPHHSPASGATDVHYEPHHETDEEMCTPKYFVFNSQTAYTLPILAFAFVCHPEVLPIYSELKDRSRKKMQNVSNLSILAMLVMYMLSALFGYLIFYNHVEDELLHTFTKVYKFDTMLLLVRLAVLTAVTLTVPIVLFPIRSSIITLVFKDQDFNWIRHVGIAAGILFLDNMLVIFVPTIRDIFGFIGSSAATMLIFILPASFYLKLVKSVPLRSPQKISAAIFLVVGIIFMIVSLSLIVLDWIHNPPGSSGDGH